Below is a genomic region from Catenuloplanes atrovinosus.
GGAGGCCGACCTCGCCGTCGGCGAACGGGGCACGGCCCCACCACGGAGGTGGCACGGACGCCGGGGTGGCGTCGCCGCCGAGCAGGTCGACGAGGACGGCCGCGCGGACGCCGACCGGGGCCGGGTCGCCCTCCAGCAGGATGGCGAGCGTGCCGGCCGAGTCGCGGGTGCCGCGCTGGCGCGGGATGCCGGCGGGGCGGCCGGCGGGCAGGTCCATCTCGACCGCGTCCGGGTGGACGGCGGAACTGCGGATGCCGAGGACCAGGTCCCGCGCTTCGCTCGGGCTCGCCAGCGTGCGGGTCACCCAGAGGCGGGCGCCGGGGCGGGGCAGCACGCGAAGCGTGGCGGAGGTGATCAGACCGGGCAGCGGGTCGGCGCAGCCGGCGAGCCGGGCCGGGCGGCGCGGGAAGCCACCGAGCAGGCCGGGCGGCACGCCGGGGACGTCGCGGGGGAAGCCGCCGGCGTCGCCGAACGCGCGGAACGCGTCGCCGCTGAGCTGGAGCAGGTCGCCGTCGAGCGTGACGCAGCGAACGTCGAGGACCTGCTCCCGGGGTGAGCCCCAGCGGTGCCGGAGCGGGCCGGTCTCGTCCGCCGCGAGCACGCCGCCGATCGTGGGGCCCTCGGAGGGCGGGTCGATGGCGAGGCGGCGGCCGACGCCGGCGAGCACGGTCTGCACCGCGCGCAGCGGCGTGCCGGCACCGGCCTCGACCAGCAGGTCCGGCTCGGCGTGCCGGCGCAGACCGGCCAGGCGGCCGATGTCGACCAGCAGGTCCAGCCCGGCCGGCGGCACCCCCCAGTCGATCTTCGACCCGGCACCGCGGGCGGTGACCGAGAGCCCGTCGCGGGCGGCGAGCCGCAGCACCTCGGCGGCGCCCTGGGTGTGCGGCGGGGCGGCGACCCAGCGCGGCTCGGTGCCGGCGATCGCGTCGGCGGAGCCGCCCGGGCGGGCGAACTGCGGGCCGCAGATCTCCATGAGGCGACGCAGGATGGCGTCGCCGGCGCTGGATCCCATGACTCCCCCTGTCGGCGACGGCGGTTTATCGTACACATGTACGAACGACTCTCCGCAAGTCCTGAAGCGACCGTCCGTGCGGCGCCGGTAACGTGGTCAGGCGTGACCACCGAGACACCTGCCCACGCCCGGCCGCCGATCGCGAAGCGCGTGCCCACCGAGCGCACGCACCACGGCGACACGGTCGTCGATCCGTACGCCTGGCTGACCGCGAAGGACGATCCGGAGACGATCGCGTACCTGACCGCGGAGAACGAGTACACGGACACCGTCACCGCGCACCTGGCCGGCCTGCGGGAGAAAATCTTCTCCGAGATCAAGGAACGGACCCAGGAGACGGACCTGTCCGTGCCGTCCCGCAAGGGCGGGTACTGGTACTACTCACGCACGGTGGAGGGCAGCCAGTACGGCATCCACTGCCGGCGCGCGGTCGCGCCGGGCGAGACCGACCCGCCGATCCCCGCGGACGGCGCGCCGCTGGACGGCGAGGAGGTGCTGCTCGACGGCAACGCGCTGGCCGAGGGGCACGATTTCTTCGCGCTGGGTACGTTCGACGTGAGCCCGGACGGCCGGCGCCTGGCCTACTCCGTGGACTTCGCCGGTGACGAGCGGTTCACGCTGCACGTCAAGGATCTGAGCACGGGCGAGGTGCTGGCGGACGCGGTGCCGGAGGTGTTCTACGGCAGCGCCTGGTCCGCGGACGGCTCCGTGCTGTTCTACATGACCGTGGACGACGCGTGGCGGCCGTACCGGGTGTGGCGGCACGTGATCGGCACGCCGGCTGGGGAGGACGTGATCGTCTTCGAGGAGCCGGACGAGCGGTTCTGGGTGCACGCGAGCCTGACCCGCTCGGAGAAGTTCCTGCTCATCGAGGCGAGCAGCAAGATCACCAGTGAGGTGCGGGCGATCCCGGCGCACGCGCCGACGAGCGAGCCGGTGCTGATCGCGCCGCGCCGGCAGGGCGTGGAGTACTCGGTCGAGCACCACGGGCACCGCTTCCTGATCCTGCACAACGACGGCGCGGAGGACTTCGCGCTGGCGTACACGTCGGCGGACGCCCCGGGCGACTGGGTGCCGCTGATCCCGCACGAGCCGGGCATCCGGCTGGAGTCGGTCGACGCGTTCACCAACCACCTGGTGGTGTCGCTGCGCAAGGACGGGCTGACCGGCGTGCGGGTGCTGCCGATCGGCGGCACGGCCAGTTACGACCTGGAGTTCCCGGAGCCGCTGTACGACGTGGGGCTGACCGGCAACCCGGAGTACGACACCAACTCGATCCGCCTGCACTACGCGTCGTACGTCACGCCGGACTCGATCTACGACGTCGACCTGGTGACGCGCGAGATGACGCTGCGCAAGCGGCGCCCGGTGCTCGGCGGCTTCGACCCGGACGCGTACGAGCAGCACCGCGACTGGGCGCTCGCGGACGACGGCACCCGGGTGCCGATCTCGCTGGTGTCGCGCAAGGGCGTGGTGCGGGACGGCACCGCGCCGCTGGTGCTCTACGGCTACGGGTCGTACGAGTCGAGCATGGACCCGTCCTTCTCCATCGCCCGGCTGTCCCTGCTGGACCGGGGCGTCGTCTTCGCGGTCGCGCACGTGCGCGGCGGCGGCGAGATGGGCCGCCGCTGGTACGAGCAGGGCAAGCTGCTGGCGAAGAAGAACACGTTCACCGACTTCGTCGCGTGCGCGCGGCACCTGACCAAGGCCGGGTGGACGTCCAGCGAGCGGATCGTGGCGCGCGGCGGCTCGGCCGGCGGCCTGCTGATGGGCGCGATCGCGAACCTGGCGCCGGACGCGTTCGCGGGCGTGGTGGCGGAGGTGCCGTTCGTGGACGCGCTGAACTCCATCCTCGACCCGTCGCTGCCGCTCACCGTGATCGAGTGGGAGGAGTGGGGCAACCCGCTCGACTCCGCCGAGGTGTACCACTACATGAAGTCGTACACGCCGTACGAGAACGTGACGCAGCAGGCGTACCCACACATCCTGGCCATGACCGGGCTGAACGACACGCGCGTGCTCTACCACGAGCCGGCGAAGTGGATCGCTCGGCTGCGGCACGTGGTGCCGGACGGGACGTTCCTGCTCAAGACCGAGATGGGCGCGGGGCACGGCGGGCCGAGCGGCCGGTATGACGCGTGGAAGGAGGAGGCGTTCGTGCTCGCCTGGATTCTGGACCGGCTGGGCCGCGCCACCGAGCCCGCCCGAATCGCCTGACCGCAATGGGGGCGAAAGCCTAGAATCGGACTGTTCGGGGCCGGGCACGCGCACCCGGCCCCTTCCGGTTCCGGGCACCAGTCGGGGGAACGATGAGCAGCGACCACGCACCGCCGCTCATCCCGTTCTCCAGCCAGGGCGCCAAGCTCGCGCTGATCGTCGGCCTGGCCGCGGCCGTGGTCTCCGCCTGCTGCTGCCTGGGCGCCGGGCTGGCCGCGATCACCTGGGGCCACGACCTCTACCGCGCGGCCCTCGACCGCCTGCCCACCGCGGGCCTCAACCAGCCGGTACGGGACGAGCGCACCTCGTTCACCGTGCACGCGCTGCGCTGCGGCATCCTCACCATCGACGGCTACCTCGCCAGCCAGTCCGCGACCGGGCAGTTCTGCGTGGTGGAGCTGAGCGCCAGCAATCTCGGCACGCGCCGGGTGACGATCTCGGACGCGGCGCAGCGCGCGGTGCTCGCCTCCGGCCGCGTCTGCACCGCGGACACCATGGCCGGTGTGCTGGCCAACGGCGAGCGGCCGGTCTTCCCGACCGAGTTGCGGCCCGGCCGGTCCGTGACCGGCCTGATCGTCTTCGACATCCCGCACGACGCCGAGATCCGCCGCCTGGAGCTGCACGAGAGCCCCTCCTCCGGCGGCGTCCGCGTCACACCGCGCTGACCTCCGGGGTGGTTCGCCGCGACCACCCACGGTCCCGGCAGGGAGGCCGGCCACGGCCGACCGGTGCCCGCGGGAGCATGCGGGAGGTGGGCCCGCCGGAAGCGGGCGAACGAGATCAGTGCCGTCGCAGCGCGACGACCGCGATGTCGTCGCTCATCTCCTGGCCGGCGAGCTCGCTCAGCAGGCGGTCGCAGAAGTCGTCGAGGTGGTCGTCGACGCCGCCGGCGGCGGAGGCGGCCAGCGCGCGGAGACCGTCGTCGATGGTGGCGTCGCGGCGCTCGATGAGGCCGTCCGTGTAGAGCACGAGCGTGGCGCCGGGCGGCACGACGAACTCGGTGTCGTCCGGGCGGTTGGCGCGCGTGCCGAGCAGCGGGCCACGGTCCTCGATGTACTCCGGGCGGCCGTCCACGATGAGCAGCGGCGGCAGGTGACCCGCGTTGGCCATCCGCACGTGCCCGCTGGCCGGGTCGATCAGCAGCAGGCAGACGGTCGCGACCTCGCCGCTGAGCAGCGTCAGCATCAGGTCGTTGATCCGGGTGAGCACGGTCCCGGGCTGGTGCCCCTCGACCGCGTAGGCGCGCAGCGCGTGGCGCAGCTCGGCCATCACGGTGGCGGCGTGCAGCGAGTGTCCGGCGACGTCGCCGATCGCGGCCAGCAGCCGGCCGTCGATCATGGTCACCTCGTAGAAGTCGCCGCCGATCTCGGTGTGCGCGCTGGCCGGCTCGTACCGGCGGGCGATGTCCAGGCCGGTCACCTCGGGCAGCCGGCGCGGCAGCAGGCTGCGCTGCAGCGTGATCGCGATGCGGTGTTCCTCGTCGTACGACCGCTGCGCCTCGACCGCGGCCGCGATGGCCTGGGCGAGCTGGCGCAGCACGGGTGCGCCCGGGATGTTCGCCGCGGCGGGCACCGCGACGTGCACGGCGGGCCGGTCCGGGCGGATGCGGGTGACCGCGACGCCGACCGGGTCGCCCTCCGGCCACGCCATCAGCGACCAGGTCTCGGGCGGGTCGATGCGGAACGACGTGCCCACCGCGATCTCCTGGCCGGTGGCCGGCGACCACGGGCGCAGCATCGGCGTCTGCTCGGGGTCCTCACAGGTCGCGGCCCACAGCTCGCCGTCCGTGGTACCGGTGACCACGGCCGCCGGCCCTTTGAAGATCTTGGCGGCACCCCAGGCCGCGGCCTCCAGCAGCGCCGGGAAGTTGGCCGCCGAATTGATCGCCAGCGTGGTCTCGGCCAGCAGCGCCATCCGGTGCGCCAGCAGCTCCGCCTGCTTGCGCGCCCGGTAGTAGCGCAACACCGCCTGGGTGGTGGCGACCAGTTCCTCCGGCTCGATCGGCTCCACCAGGTACGCGTCGGCGCCCCGGTTCAGTCCGTGCGCACGGTCCGTCACGTCGACCGCGTGCGCGGAGACGTGCACCACCGGGAGCGCGGAATGCCGCGGGTTGCTCTTGATCCGTTCGCAGACCTCGAAGCCGGACATGTCCGGCAGGCG
It encodes:
- a CDS encoding FAD-binding oxidoreductase, whose amino-acid sequence is MGSSAGDAILRRLMEICGPQFARPGGSADAIAGTEPRWVAAPPHTQGAAEVLRLAARDGLSVTARGAGSKIDWGVPPAGLDLLVDIGRLAGLRRHAEPDLLVEAGAGTPLRAVQTVLAGVGRRLAIDPPSEGPTIGGVLAADETGPLRHRWGSPREQVLDVRCVTLDGDLLQLSGDAFRAFGDAGGFPRDVPGVPPGLLGGFPRRPARLAGCADPLPGLITSATLRVLPRPGARLWVTRTLASPSEARDLVLGIRSSAVHPDAVEMDLPAGRPAGIPRQRGTRDSAGTLAILLEGDPAPVGVRAAVLVDLLGGDATPASVPPPWWGRAPFADGEVGLRIDVPPTDLHAAVYSLRDAVGAPVPVRGRAGVGVIHAALPGTLTPARVSAILDALRGILLARDGTCTVLAAPAPVRAAVNPCGP
- a CDS encoding S9 family peptidase, with protein sequence MTTETPAHARPPIAKRVPTERTHHGDTVVDPYAWLTAKDDPETIAYLTAENEYTDTVTAHLAGLREKIFSEIKERTQETDLSVPSRKGGYWYYSRTVEGSQYGIHCRRAVAPGETDPPIPADGAPLDGEEVLLDGNALAEGHDFFALGTFDVSPDGRRLAYSVDFAGDERFTLHVKDLSTGEVLADAVPEVFYGSAWSADGSVLFYMTVDDAWRPYRVWRHVIGTPAGEDVIVFEEPDERFWVHASLTRSEKFLLIEASSKITSEVRAIPAHAPTSEPVLIAPRRQGVEYSVEHHGHRFLILHNDGAEDFALAYTSADAPGDWVPLIPHEPGIRLESVDAFTNHLVVSLRKDGLTGVRVLPIGGTASYDLEFPEPLYDVGLTGNPEYDTNSIRLHYASYVTPDSIYDVDLVTREMTLRKRRPVLGGFDPDAYEQHRDWALADDGTRVPISLVSRKGVVRDGTAPLVLYGYGSYESSMDPSFSIARLSLLDRGVVFAVAHVRGGGEMGRRWYEQGKLLAKKNTFTDFVACARHLTKAGWTSSERIVARGGSAGGLLMGAIANLAPDAFAGVVAEVPFVDALNSILDPSLPLTVIEWEEWGNPLDSAEVYHYMKSYTPYENVTQQAYPHILAMTGLNDTRVLYHEPAKWIARLRHVVPDGTFLLKTEMGAGHGGPSGRYDAWKEEAFVLAWILDRLGRATEPARIA
- a CDS encoding DUF4352 domain-containing protein encodes the protein MSSDHAPPLIPFSSQGAKLALIVGLAAAVVSACCCLGAGLAAITWGHDLYRAALDRLPTAGLNQPVRDERTSFTVHALRCGILTIDGYLASQSATGQFCVVELSASNLGTRRVTISDAAQRAVLASGRVCTADTMAGVLANGERPVFPTELRPGRSVTGLIVFDIPHDAEIRRLELHESPSSGGVRVTPR
- a CDS encoding SpoIIE family protein phosphatase — its product is MRVHVDPATVLVVDDNATKRYLLVSWLSRAGYAVVEAETGADALQLVEVKPIDLVVLDVRLPDMSGFEVCERIKSNPRHSALPVVHVSAHAVDVTDRAHGLNRGADAYLVEPIEPEELVATTQAVLRYYRARKQAELLAHRMALLAETTLAINSAANFPALLEAAAWGAAKIFKGPAAVVTGTTDGELWAATCEDPEQTPMLRPWSPATGQEIAVGTSFRIDPPETWSLMAWPEGDPVGVAVTRIRPDRPAVHVAVPAAANIPGAPVLRQLAQAIAAAVEAQRSYDEEHRIAITLQRSLLPRRLPEVTGLDIARRYEPASAHTEIGGDFYEVTMIDGRLLAAIGDVAGHSLHAATVMAELRHALRAYAVEGHQPGTVLTRINDLMLTLLSGEVATVCLLLIDPASGHVRMANAGHLPPLLIVDGRPEYIEDRGPLLGTRANRPDDTEFVVPPGATLVLYTDGLIERRDATIDDGLRALAASAAGGVDDHLDDFCDRLLSELAGQEMSDDIAVVALRRH